Proteins encoded in a region of the Planococcus shixiaomingii genome:
- a CDS encoding ABC transporter permease: protein MRNFIDTLSSRQEMIQTAFFEHIYLSFLAVAIGIAISLPVGILIARYRRYAEPIIGVTAVFQTIPSLALFGFLVPILGIGYPTALIALIIYALLPILRNTYTGITGVDSSIIEAGRGMGMTRTQILRQIELPLALPFIMAGIRTAAVLTVGIATLATFVGAGGMGDIIYRGLQSYNNSLVLAGALPVALLAIGFDLILKWIERKVTPKGLKI, encoded by the coding sequence ATGAGAAATTTCATCGATACTTTATCCAGCAGGCAAGAAATGATTCAAACTGCTTTTTTTGAACATATTTATCTGTCTTTTTTAGCAGTCGCAATCGGCATTGCGATTTCCTTGCCTGTAGGCATCCTTATCGCGCGCTATCGCCGTTATGCGGAGCCGATTATTGGCGTGACGGCTGTTTTTCAGACGATTCCAAGTCTTGCGTTGTTCGGTTTTTTGGTACCGATTTTAGGTATTGGCTACCCGACCGCTTTAATTGCTCTCATTATTTATGCATTGCTGCCCATTTTACGGAATACGTATACCGGCATTACAGGAGTCGATTCGTCGATAATTGAAGCGGGGCGCGGCATGGGGATGACCAGGACTCAGATTTTAAGGCAGATTGAACTGCCGCTGGCTTTGCCTTTTATCATGGCTGGCATACGCACAGCCGCTGTTCTTACGGTCGGCATTGCGACACTCGCCACATTCGTTGGAGCAGGAGGCATGGGCGATATCATTTACCGCGGTTTACAGTCCTACAACAATTCACTCGTCTTAGCAGGAGCCTTGCCGGTTGCCCTGCTTGCCATTGGATTTGATTTAATCTTAAAATGGATTGAAAGGAAAGTGACACCTAAAGGACTAAAAATTTAA
- a CDS encoding glycine betaine ABC transporter substrate-binding protein gives MKKSVVGVLLAVSVVVSGCSPGAGGESADPIIIGGKPWTEQYILPQILGQYIEANSDYTVEYEEGLGEVAILTPALEQGDIDLYVEYTGTGLKDVLKEESVAGQSSEEVLDRVRKGYEETLNATWLEPLGFENGYTLAFSKDSGFDATTYSDLAEISQKEDLSFGAPHPFYERKGDGYDDMVKTYSFKFSQTESFDPAIMYEAVKNGEVDVIPAFTTDSRIGLFDLETTEDDKSFFPKYDAAPVVRLETLEEYPELEDVLNGLAGQISEEEMLAMNARVDQDQEVASDVARDFLIEKGLIKE, from the coding sequence ATGAAAAAAAGCGTAGTAGGAGTTTTGTTGGCAGTGTCGGTTGTTGTATCGGGATGCAGTCCGGGGGCTGGTGGGGAAAGTGCAGATCCGATTATCATTGGCGGAAAACCGTGGACTGAGCAATACATATTGCCGCAAATTTTAGGGCAGTATATCGAAGCCAATTCAGACTATACGGTGGAATACGAAGAAGGGCTCGGGGAAGTGGCAATCTTGACACCTGCACTTGAACAGGGAGATATCGATCTGTACGTGGAATACACTGGAACCGGGTTGAAAGATGTCTTGAAAGAAGAATCGGTCGCAGGCCAGTCTTCTGAAGAGGTATTAGATCGCGTGCGCAAAGGATATGAAGAAACTCTGAATGCCACTTGGCTCGAACCGCTCGGATTTGAAAACGGCTATACGCTCGCGTTTTCCAAAGACAGCGGCTTTGATGCAACGACTTATTCAGACCTCGCAGAAATTTCACAGAAGGAAGATCTGTCCTTTGGAGCTCCCCATCCTTTTTATGAACGAAAAGGCGACGGCTACGATGATATGGTGAAGACGTATTCGTTTAAATTCTCGCAAACGGAAAGCTTTGATCCAGCCATCATGTACGAAGCGGTAAAGAACGGCGAAGTTGATGTGATTCCGGCATTTACAACAGACAGCCGCATCGGGTTGTTCGATCTTGAAACAACAGAAGACGACAAGTCGTTCTTCCCAAAATACGATGCCGCTCCGGTTGTCCGCTTAGAGACACTGGAAGAATACCCTGAACTGGAAGACGTGCTGAACGGTCTCGCTGGGCAAATCAGTGAAGAAGAAATGCTTGCTATGAACGCGCGCGTTGACCAAGACCAGGAAGTCGCAAGCGACGTAGCCCGTGATTTTCTCATAGAAAAAGGCTTGATTAAAGAATAA
- a CDS encoding thiolase family protein, which yields MREVVIIEGVRSAVGRRKGAFADKRPDELAAKVLEELVKRAGIEKGAVEDIILGCVSQVSEQGGNVARTAALIAGFPDYVPGVTIDRQCGSSQQAVHFAAQAILAGDMDIVIAGGVESMTRVPMFSNMQEAKPSKKLTEQYEIINQGLSAERIAEQWQLTREQLDAYSVQSHERAQQAIANGSYEQEIVPVEVDGRMVSVDEGPRPGTTVEVLGGLKNVFDENGVITAGNASQMSDGASAVLLMSGEKAQELGLKPKARIISRVVVGSDPTLMLTGPIAATKKALEKAGLKIEDIDRYEVNEAFAPVPLAWLADIGGDPEKLNVNGGAIALGHPLGATGTKLLVSLIHELDRIEGRYGLLAICEGMGMANATIIERL from the coding sequence ATGAGAGAAGTAGTAATTATAGAAGGAGTTCGATCGGCAGTCGGTCGTCGCAAAGGCGCGTTTGCTGATAAGCGGCCGGATGAATTGGCGGCTAAAGTGCTCGAAGAATTGGTAAAGCGTGCCGGAATTGAAAAAGGGGCAGTAGAAGATATTATTTTAGGCTGCGTTTCCCAAGTTAGTGAACAGGGCGGCAATGTCGCACGGACAGCAGCGTTGATTGCCGGATTCCCGGATTACGTGCCAGGCGTCACCATTGACCGGCAATGCGGATCGAGCCAGCAGGCAGTGCATTTTGCCGCCCAGGCAATTTTAGCTGGAGATATGGATATTGTCATTGCAGGCGGAGTTGAGAGTATGACGCGTGTGCCGATGTTCTCGAATATGCAAGAAGCGAAGCCCAGCAAAAAGCTGACCGAGCAATACGAAATCATCAACCAAGGATTGTCGGCGGAACGCATTGCAGAACAATGGCAATTGACGCGTGAACAATTGGATGCCTATTCGGTTCAAAGCCATGAACGGGCGCAGCAGGCGATTGCAAACGGTTCGTACGAACAAGAAATCGTTCCGGTGGAAGTTGATGGCCGCATGGTATCGGTGGATGAAGGACCGCGGCCAGGCACGACGGTGGAAGTGCTTGGTGGCTTAAAGAATGTCTTTGACGAAAATGGTGTTATTACGGCAGGAAATGCCAGTCAGATGAGTGACGGAGCCTCAGCGGTCTTGCTTATGTCCGGCGAGAAAGCCCAAGAACTTGGGTTGAAACCGAAAGCCCGTATCATTTCACGTGTCGTTGTAGGATCCGACCCGACGTTGATGCTGACTGGACCCATTGCGGCAACGAAAAAAGCATTGGAAAAAGCGGGGTTGAAAATTGAGGATATAGACCGCTATGAAGTGAACGAAGCATTTGCGCCGGTTCCGCTTGCCTGGCTTGCCGATATCGGGGGAGACCCGGAAAAACTGAACGTAAACGGAGGTGCCATTGCCCTTGGCCATCCATTAGGGGCAACCGGGACAAAACTATTGGTCTCGCTCATCCACGAACTTGACCGGATTGAAGGGCGCTACGGATTACTGGCCATTTGCGAAGGAATGGGCATGGCGAACGCTACGATTATTGAGAGACTGTAA
- a CDS encoding 3-hydroxyacyl-CoA dehydrogenase, with translation MKLADMKAIVTGGASGLGEATVRRIAERGGQVAIFDLNTERAEKLIEELGAETIVYFQTDVADARQVEENVAQVVAQFGSVNAVVNCAGIGTPGKVVSKNGPIPLEQFEKVIRINLVGSFNVIRVAAAAMQKNEPNEEGERGVIISTASVAAYEGQIGQAAYSASKGGIVSMTLPIAREFARDGIRIMAIAPGLMKTPMFDGLPEAAIESLSASVPFPARLGKPSEYAQLVEGIAENTMLNGEVIRLDGAIRMQPK, from the coding sequence ATGAAACTTGCTGACATGAAAGCGATTGTGACCGGCGGGGCATCTGGCCTCGGGGAAGCGACAGTTCGCCGCATTGCAGAGCGCGGCGGCCAAGTGGCGATTTTTGATTTGAATACAGAGCGGGCAGAAAAACTGATTGAAGAGCTTGGGGCAGAAACAATCGTTTATTTCCAGACGGATGTGGCAGATGCCCGGCAAGTTGAAGAAAATGTGGCACAAGTGGTAGCGCAATTTGGCAGTGTCAATGCCGTCGTCAATTGTGCAGGCATTGGAACGCCTGGAAAAGTCGTTTCCAAAAATGGTCCAATACCGCTCGAACAATTTGAAAAAGTTATCCGCATTAATTTGGTTGGCAGTTTTAACGTCATCCGTGTGGCAGCTGCCGCCATGCAGAAAAATGAGCCGAACGAAGAGGGCGAGCGCGGCGTGATCATCTCGACGGCTTCTGTTGCTGCTTATGAAGGGCAAATCGGCCAAGCTGCATACAGCGCTTCGAAAGGCGGCATCGTGTCCATGACGCTGCCGATTGCCCGGGAATTTGCCCGCGACGGCATCCGCATTATGGCAATTGCGCCAGGGCTGATGAAAACGCCGATGTTCGACGGACTGCCGGAAGCGGCCATCGAGTCGCTGTCTGCCTCGGTACCATTTCCGGCGCGCCTCGGGAAACCTTCAGAATATGCACAGTTAGTGGAAGGCATTGCGGAAAATACCATGTTGAACGGCGAAGTGATCCGTCTCGATGGAGCAATCCGCATGCAGCCGAAATAA
- a CDS encoding acyl-CoA dehydrogenase family protein produces MGKYRFEEEEHELFRKSLRKFLEKEAVPQYEQWEEDHLIPKSFWKKLGEMGFLCPQVEEQYGGLGADFRYAVIIGEEMERVGTSLTGVGLHNDITVPYIEAYGTEEQKQRWLPGCVSGDHITAIAMTEPGAGSDLASLSTSAVRQGDNYIVNGQKTFITNGINSTLVLVAVKTDPKAEPKHRGISLLMVEEGTPGFTKGRKLNKVGLHAQDTSELYFEDCVVPASNLIGVENKGFTYLMEKLQQERLVVALAAQTASEDMLEMTLDYVKSRKAFGKTIGSFQNSQFKLVEMATEVELGHSFLESLIEDHMAGKDIVSKVSMAKYWLTDTAKKISGECMQLHGGYGYMEEYKIARRYRDIPVAAIYAGSNEIMKTIVAKRMGL; encoded by the coding sequence GTGGGCAAGTATCGATTTGAAGAAGAAGAGCATGAATTGTTTCGGAAATCGTTGCGCAAGTTTCTGGAAAAAGAAGCCGTACCGCAATACGAACAGTGGGAAGAAGACCACCTAATTCCGAAATCATTTTGGAAAAAGCTTGGGGAAATGGGCTTTTTATGTCCGCAAGTTGAAGAACAATATGGCGGTCTTGGTGCTGATTTCCGCTACGCGGTTATCATTGGCGAGGAAATGGAACGGGTAGGCACGAGCCTTACTGGAGTCGGTCTCCATAACGACATTACGGTGCCATATATAGAAGCGTATGGTACAGAAGAGCAGAAACAGCGCTGGCTGCCGGGCTGTGTTTCTGGTGATCACATTACAGCAATCGCTATGACAGAGCCGGGAGCCGGATCGGATCTTGCAAGCCTGTCAACGTCAGCAGTGCGCCAAGGCGACAACTACATCGTTAATGGCCAGAAGACGTTTATTACCAACGGCATCAATTCGACACTCGTATTGGTTGCAGTAAAGACTGATCCGAAAGCGGAACCGAAGCATCGGGGCATTTCGTTATTGATGGTCGAAGAAGGGACACCCGGATTTACGAAAGGCCGCAAGCTAAATAAAGTCGGCTTGCATGCTCAAGATACGTCCGAGTTGTATTTTGAAGACTGTGTCGTTCCGGCGTCAAACTTAATCGGCGTAGAAAACAAAGGTTTTACGTATTTGATGGAGAAGCTGCAGCAGGAACGCCTTGTCGTGGCCCTTGCTGCCCAAACCGCTTCCGAAGATATGCTGGAAATGACGCTCGACTATGTAAAGTCGCGTAAAGCATTTGGTAAAACAATCGGTTCATTCCAGAATTCGCAGTTCAAACTGGTGGAAATGGCGACTGAAGTGGAGCTTGGCCATTCATTTTTAGAATCATTGATCGAAGACCATATGGCTGGCAAAGATATTGTCTCCAAAGTATCGATGGCCAAATACTGGCTAACAGATACGGCGAAGAAGATTTCCGGGGAGTGCATGCAGCTGCACGGCGGCTATGGCTATATGGAGGAATACAAAATTGCGCGCCGGTACCGTGATATTCCGGTTGCAGCCATTTACGCGGGTTCTAATGAAATTATGAAAACGATAGTCGCCAAACGGATGGGCCTCTAA
- a CDS encoding CaiB/BaiF CoA transferase family protein, with translation MNDALTGIRVLDVTYYLPGPYAAMRLADLGAEVIKIEPPEGDPARSMGGGWVHQANNIGKKILNLDLKTKEGCSAMLELVKTADALIETFRPGVMRKLGLDYETLKMIKPDLVYCSLSGYGQRGDMAVLGSHDLNYMALSGALDQLKDSKGRPVHPTNTFADFTGGLVASEQMIAALLRKERTGQGVHLDIALAGVMAEFLGNHDVYRQAGISDRGVPEISGTRISYAIYETKDGRYVTLGALEEKFWRNFCQFAGKPEWLNWSSKPSGSAEHAEVTAFFKSKTWSEWYGLSMEIDCCLAPVLAAHERQEHPFFIQTKKDKRELDVT, from the coding sequence ATGAATGATGCATTAACAGGAATACGCGTGCTGGATGTTACTTATTACTTGCCTGGGCCGTATGCCGCTATGCGCCTTGCTGATTTGGGGGCGGAAGTTATTAAAATTGAACCGCCGGAAGGGGATCCGGCACGGTCAATGGGAGGCGGATGGGTTCACCAAGCGAACAACATCGGAAAAAAGATTCTCAACCTCGATCTAAAAACTAAAGAAGGTTGTTCAGCAATGCTGGAGCTTGTTAAAACGGCCGATGCATTGATTGAAACGTTTCGCCCAGGTGTTATGAGAAAGCTTGGTTTGGATTATGAAACGCTAAAAATGATTAAGCCGGATCTTGTTTATTGTTCCTTATCCGGTTACGGGCAAAGGGGTGATATGGCGGTTTTGGGAAGCCACGATTTAAACTATATGGCCTTATCAGGGGCGCTTGACCAGTTAAAAGACAGCAAAGGGCGGCCGGTTCACCCGACAAACACATTTGCCGATTTTACCGGAGGGTTAGTCGCTTCCGAACAGATGATTGCGGCGTTGCTGCGAAAAGAAAGAACCGGCCAAGGCGTCCATTTGGACATTGCATTAGCCGGCGTCATGGCTGAATTTCTTGGTAATCATGACGTCTACAGGCAAGCGGGAATTTCTGATAGGGGAGTTCCTGAAATTTCGGGTACACGAATCAGTTACGCCATTTACGAGACAAAAGACGGACGTTACGTCACTCTTGGCGCGCTGGAAGAAAAGTTTTGGCGTAATTTCTGCCAGTTTGCCGGTAAACCCGAATGGCTAAACTGGAGTTCGAAACCTAGTGGTAGTGCAGAACATGCCGAGGTGACGGCGTTTTTCAAAAGCAAAACATGGAGCGAGTGGTACGGGTTGTCGATGGAGATCGACTGCTGTTTAGCTCCCGTTTTGGCAGCACACGAACGACAGGAACACCCGTTTTTTATTCAGACCAAAAAGGATAAAAGGGAGTTGGATGTTACATGA
- a CDS encoding long-chain fatty acid--CoA ligase, protein MMQAPLLLSSFVKRAERFFPDKLIISRTGDTIHRIPYRDFAKRTRQLAAALTKLGMAKGTKVGSFAWNHHRHLELYFGVPCSGAILHMINIRLSPEHIVYVINHAEDEILLVDHDLFPLIEKLAPQLTTVKHFIIMKDGADLPETSLENVHSYEMLLAGEADDYEFPEDLDENTPAGMCYTSATTGNPKGVVYSHRGLVLHSYALGMNDAMGLSERDVAMSIVPMFHANAWGLPFAAVLFGTTQVLPGPGFAPGMLLDLIEQEKVTLTAGVPTIWLGVLKELEANPRNLETLRMIICGGSASPKGLIRAFEEKYNVPFVTGYGMTETSPLVSLAITTSAMENMTLDERIDKRSKAGLPMPGLEVRIVNEQGEAPWDGETMGELNVRGPWIADEYYKDERTEDAFRDGWLYTGDIAVIEPDGYIKLTDRTKDLIKSGGEWISSVDLENALMTHEAVFEAAVVAIPHEKWLERPLACVVLKEGYVEGPVMKTQLLEYLESQFAKWWVPDDVFFMEEVPKTSVGKFLKAALRKELDHYYQ, encoded by the coding sequence ATGATGCAAGCACCGTTATTGTTGTCTTCTTTTGTAAAACGAGCAGAACGCTTTTTTCCAGATAAGCTGATCATTTCCCGTACTGGGGATACGATTCACCGCATTCCGTACCGTGATTTTGCAAAACGGACGCGTCAGCTTGCTGCAGCCTTGACGAAACTCGGCATGGCGAAAGGCACCAAAGTAGGCAGTTTTGCGTGGAACCACCACCGCCATCTGGAACTGTATTTCGGCGTTCCTTGTTCCGGTGCGATTTTGCACATGATCAATATCCGTTTGTCACCCGAGCACATTGTTTATGTCATCAATCATGCGGAAGATGAAATTCTCTTGGTCGACCATGATCTGTTTCCGCTAATTGAAAAATTGGCGCCGCAACTTACAACAGTCAAACATTTTATCATCATGAAAGACGGAGCCGATTTGCCAGAAACTTCTCTTGAAAATGTCCACTCCTACGAAATGCTGCTGGCAGGAGAAGCGGACGATTACGAATTCCCGGAAGACTTGGATGAAAATACACCGGCTGGCATGTGCTACACGTCGGCGACGACCGGCAATCCGAAAGGCGTCGTCTATTCGCACCGGGGATTGGTGCTCCACAGCTATGCTCTAGGCATGAACGATGCGATGGGGTTATCGGAGCGGGATGTAGCCATGTCGATTGTGCCGATGTTCCATGCGAACGCTTGGGGTCTGCCTTTCGCCGCTGTGCTGTTTGGAACGACTCAAGTTTTGCCTGGGCCAGGGTTTGCTCCCGGTATGCTATTGGATTTGATTGAGCAAGAAAAGGTGACGTTGACTGCTGGAGTTCCGACGATTTGGCTAGGGGTCTTAAAAGAGCTGGAAGCCAATCCGCGCAACCTCGAAACGCTCCGCATGATTATCTGCGGCGGCTCGGCATCACCAAAAGGCCTGATCCGTGCCTTTGAAGAAAAATATAACGTACCATTCGTCACTGGCTATGGCATGACGGAAACGTCGCCGTTAGTGAGTTTGGCGATCACGACATCCGCAATGGAAAACATGACGCTCGATGAACGCATCGATAAGCGGTCAAAAGCCGGTCTTCCGATGCCGGGGCTTGAAGTGCGCATCGTCAACGAACAAGGAGAAGCGCCTTGGGATGGGGAGACGATGGGCGAGCTGAACGTCAGAGGTCCGTGGATTGCGGATGAATATTACAAAGATGAGCGGACTGAAGATGCGTTCCGGGATGGCTGGCTTTATACGGGAGATATCGCAGTGATAGAACCGGATGGGTACATCAAACTGACCGACCGCACAAAAGATTTGATCAAGAGCGGCGGCGAATGGATTTCATCTGTCGATTTGGAAAATGCGCTAATGACGCACGAAGCAGTATTTGAAGCGGCAGTTGTGGCCATTCCGCATGAAAAATGGCTCGAGCGTCCATTAGCCTGCGTTGTGTTAAAAGAAGGGTATGTGGAGGGCCCGGTGATGAAAACCCAGCTTCTCGAGTACTTGGAATCCCAATTCGCCAAGTGGTGGGTGCCGGATGATGTCTTTTTCATGGAAGAAGTGCCGAAAACATCGGTCGGCAAATTCCTGAAAGCGGCGCTGCGTAAAGAATTGGATCATTATTATCAATGA
- the trpD gene encoding anthranilate phosphoribosyltransferase, with protein MRRAESLTEQAMYRKALELLSGNISEENMKLFLTELHTKGETADELVGMVKAMRKKAVPLPPVHGELIDVCGTGGDRSFSFNISTLTAFVLAGCGMTVAKHGNRSVSSKTGSADVLEALGISTAVDVASIPTMLEQTGIAFLFAPAIHPALGGLRAVRKSIGTPTIFNLVGPLANPLPISIQMTGVYRSDMMEPMADALVRLGRKRGALIHGAGGLDELSLAGTNELIVFDENGKKRLTVHPHEVGLETALIEAIRGGEPKRNAEIFMDVLEGKESAYLDTVALNAGTGLYISGRAASIAEGVHQARKSILSGETALVFEHHRIMSGVLV; from the coding sequence ATGAGAAGAGCAGAGAGTTTAACAGAGCAAGCAATGTATAGAAAAGCATTGGAGTTATTGAGCGGAAACATAAGTGAAGAAAATATGAAGTTGTTTTTAACCGAGTTGCACACTAAGGGTGAAACTGCCGATGAACTGGTGGGCATGGTCAAGGCAATGCGTAAAAAAGCGGTACCTTTGCCGCCAGTGCACGGTGAGTTGATTGACGTTTGCGGAACGGGGGGCGACCGATCGTTCAGCTTTAACATCAGTACGTTGACCGCTTTTGTTTTGGCAGGATGCGGAATGACGGTGGCGAAACACGGCAATCGAAGCGTTTCAAGCAAAACGGGAAGCGCGGACGTTTTAGAGGCATTGGGCATTTCAACGGCTGTGGACGTTGCTTCTATTCCGACAATGCTTGAACAAACAGGAATTGCGTTTTTATTTGCACCGGCAATCCATCCGGCGCTCGGAGGGTTGCGGGCAGTGCGAAAAAGCATCGGCACACCGACCATCTTCAATTTGGTGGGACCGCTAGCCAACCCGCTGCCGATTTCCATTCAAATGACCGGTGTTTACCGAAGCGACATGATGGAGCCGATGGCGGATGCATTAGTTCGTTTAGGTAGAAAGCGGGGAGCTCTCATTCACGGCGCAGGCGGGCTGGATGAATTGTCGCTTGCTGGAACGAACGAGTTGATTGTTTTTGATGAAAATGGCAAGAAGAGATTGACCGTCCATCCGCACGAAGTAGGACTGGAAACGGCCCTGATAGAAGCTATTCGCGGTGGGGAACCAAAGCGCAACGCGGAAATTTTCATGGACGTGCTGGAAGGAAAAGAAAGTGCGTATTTGGATACTGTAGCGTTAAATGCGGGAACCGGCTTATACATCTCAGGCCGCGCCGCCTCAATTGCAGAAGGTGTCCACCAAGCGCGAAAATCCATCTTGTCCGGTGAAACAGCCCTTGTTTTCGAGCATCATCGGATCATGTCAGGAGTGCTCGTATGA
- the trpC gene encoding indole-3-glycerol phosphate synthase TrpC, which produces MTILEKIIATKRQEIQRYTDNQSSETVFSGKGRLADHLRHKKGVISEIKRASPSQGDIHTTVDIVAQAKQYEQAGAAAISVLTDETYFKGSIDDLRQVAQAVSIPVLCKDFIISEIQIDRAKNAGATIILLIVAALEKVELERLFQYAQAQSLEILVEVHDEEELAVALELDAELIGINNRDLKTFNVSLERTAEVAKKFPFGGKQILISESGIHTKEDAKFVYGCGASGILVGEALMRSKDPGAWIKAAIKGEAVR; this is translated from the coding sequence ATGACCATATTAGAAAAGATTATTGCTACGAAACGGCAGGAAATTCAACGCTATACAGATAACCAGTCCAGCGAGACCGTTTTTTCTGGCAAAGGGCGGCTGGCAGATCATTTGCGCCATAAAAAAGGAGTCATTTCCGAAATCAAACGCGCGTCTCCTTCGCAAGGGGATATCCACACAACGGTGGATATTGTGGCTCAAGCGAAACAGTATGAACAAGCCGGAGCGGCTGCTATTTCAGTGCTGACAGATGAAACGTATTTTAAAGGGTCAATTGATGATTTGCGCCAAGTGGCACAAGCGGTATCCATTCCGGTATTGTGCAAAGACTTCATAATTAGCGAAATCCAAATCGACCGGGCAAAAAATGCGGGAGCGACCATTATTTTATTGATAGTTGCTGCTTTGGAAAAAGTGGAGCTGGAGCGCCTCTTCCAATACGCGCAGGCGCAAAGCTTGGAAATACTGGTCGAAGTGCATGATGAAGAGGAATTGGCTGTAGCGCTGGAACTGGATGCAGAACTGATTGGCATCAACAACCGCGACTTGAAAACATTCAACGTATCATTGGAGCGGACAGCAGAGGTGGCAAAAAAATTTCCTTTTGGCGGCAAGCAAATTTTGATCAGCGAAAGCGGCATTCACACGAAAGAAGACGCCAAATTTGTGTATGGCTGCGGTGCTTCCGGCATTTTGGTGGGGGAAGCGTTGATGCGTTCGAAAGATCCCGGAGCTTGGATCAAGGCGGCGATCAAGGGGGAGGCTGTCAGATGA